The DNA region TTCTGCTGTTGCCATTATATATGATATTCGTTTGCACGAACTTACCGTTGGCATCATAAACAAAGTCCTCTTTCTGATATAAGCGATCGGTCACAAAACCATATACATCACCAAACCTCTGGCCTGTAGAATAACTTGTTGCCAGCATTCTGTTTTCGGGAGCGTCTTTATAATCCACGCCTTTGGTAATAAAGGATACCGCATCTGCCAGATTTGCATCAATACTTAAACGAAGGCCATTGTCAAATTGATGGTTAAAATCTAAATTTAATTCCCAGCCCCGCGTCCTCACGTCTCCCAAATTACTCTGCGGTGCGGTTGAGGCGCCATAAGTAGCCGGCATTGCTTCACCTGCAACAATCATATCCCTGGTATAGCGCTGGAACACCTCGGCGGTAACGCCAAACTTGTTATTAAAGAACCTCAGATCGACCCCCAGGTTCATGTGCTCGATATTTTGCCATGAAACATCCTGAGAAAACGGACCAGGAGTACCCAATTGAAAATTAGGAAGACCACCAGCACCCAACCATGAATTTTTGCTAATACCCATAACCGGTATAGCTAAAGCACTGGATACCGACTGATCTCCAATTAAACCCCATGACGCACGAAGTTTTGCAAAACTCAATACAGCTGTCTTATCTTTCAAAAAATCTTCGTTAGAGATGATCCAACCTCCTGAAACCCCAGGGAAAGTTTGCCATTTCAAACGTGTCGGAAATTTCGAAGATGCATCACGTCTCAAAGTGGCCTCCAAAAGGTATTTATCTTTGAATGCATAATTAACCCGCCCAAAAAACCCGACTTGTGAATCCCAATTGGCTGTTCCTCCTGAATTTTCCGTTCCAACCGCAAAATCATATTGCGGATTGTCGTTGTTCAACAGGTTACCACGGGTTGAGTATTGACTGGAATAGTCAAAACCAATGATGTTAGCCCCTACCAAAAACTTGATCTTGTGATCATTTAAATCCAGATTGTAGTTTGATAAGACATTAAAAGTGTTTCGTCGTGACCGAAAATTATTTTGAGAAAAATAAGTATCAGCCTTTACTGTATGATCTGTTAAAGGAAACTGATACGCCGGCATGCCGCCTGTATTGGTAACATCCCCATTTTCATCAACATATACCTGTGCTCCGCTAGCGTCTTTAAGGGCTTCAACACCATACCAGGTAGTACGGCCCTGCACATATGGCACAGAAGATGTTCTCAAATCATTTTCGGTATTGTAGGTATAATCAGCTTCTACATTCCAGGCTTTAGTTATATTAACAGTCGTTCCCAGAGTAAGGTTCAAAAACTTATTGGCACGGATCTGATCATTGGACATTCGGGCCGAGAAAGCAGGGTCAATGATATCCTGGCCATTCTCTTGTACACCAATTGGAAATAATCGGCTCCAGCGGTAAAGGTATAACCAGGGATCGGCTGCAAAACCACCTGAGTTTAACGAATTTGGATTCCGTTTTGTCGCATCTGCATATCTTACCCCACCACGAACCGTTAAATAATCGTTAACCTTAGTTGATAAAGATAGTGATGGCGTAAACCTTTTATAATCATCATGCTTGGCAGGCTTCATCATCCCCTCCTGCCCCAAATAACCTATACTCAGATTATAGGTCGTATTCCCGCTTTTACCGTTTAAACCCAGGTTATGAATTTGAGACAAGCCATGATCTTTAACCATCGCTTCTACAGGGTCATAAATTCTATAGCCAAATTTTTGAGCACCGTCCCAATACCAGTCACGGCCATACACAACAGGATCATTATTGCCAACCACACCGCCATATTTTGCTTGCCATTCTTTGATCTTTTCGAAGCTCGTTCTGTCTATACGCCAAAAACCTCCGGCAGGACCAACCTGCTTCATGTTTTCATGTGCATCCAAGGTATATTCCAAACCATCGATACCCGCAATATCTAAATCTTTAAATGGAGACTGCCACACAAAATTATTGGAATAGCTAAATTTATTTCCATCAGTTTTAGCTCCTTTTTTTGTGGTAATTAAAACTACACCAAAAGCAGCTTTCGAACCATAGATAGCAGTTGAAGCAGCATCCTTCAAGATAGTTATGTTTTCAATGTCGTTGGGATTGACATACTGGATGCTGGGAAGTTCTACGTTATCTACCAAGAGCAGCGGATTACTGTTTCCATTTACAGAACCAAATTGGCCGCGAATCTTAATAATTGGATCTGAGCCTACCTCACCACTGGGTACAACTACCGAAAGACCCGGCACAGCACCTTGTAAACCCCTACCGACATCAGCTATTGGCCGGTTACCAAATACTTTAGCAACATCAACAGAGGTGATTGCCCCTGTCAAACTTTCTTTCTTTTGTGTACCAAACCCCACCACAACCACTTCGTTAAGCCCTTTCGCATCAGCAGCAAGACTTACATTAATTGTGGCGCTGTTTCCAACGCTTCTTTCTACAGTAGCATAACCCACGTAGCTAAAAACCAGGACATCATTTGTCGCAGCTTTAATAGAGTAATTTCCATCGCTATTGGTTTGGGCCACCACTGAAGTTCCCTTTACCCGAATGGAAACCCCCGGCACAGGCCCATCAGCAGACGAAACCTTACCTGTTACTGTAATTTGCTGTGCAAGGGCCTGTGCAACCAGCAAAAACGTACCCAAGAATAAAATGAGTAATTTTCTTTTCATAAAAGCTTATTTGGTTAATTATTAAGTTTCTTATTGCTAAACATTCCGCAGACGTCAAAACACGCAAATAACCGCAAAATGATTAAACTTATGTAAATATGTGCAATATTTTTCAGGTTTTTCCTGCAAAAAGCAAACATATTTAAAAGAATTGTAAAAAATATGTTGCATAAAGCCGCACAAAAGCGCACAACAGCGTCTATGATTTTTGAGGCTTCTATCCGCCAAATAAAAAACCTCCGACAGTTAAACTAGCGGAGGTTCATTTACGAGACCATTTTTAGATTTCTTAGAGCCTTGCGGTGCAATTACCAGCATTCAGAGCACACGTCCCAAAGGTAAATGATTGTGTTATTAAAAATTATCTTGTTAAGAAGAATGCAACATACGGTTTGCGAACCGCATCTGTTCGCCCGGAATACCCTGTGGCAAAAACCGTATAAATCCGTCGGTTTAAAATGGTACTAGCACTGCTATATGTTGCTAATGCAGTCGTACCACCAGCAGCTCTTACAGACCAGCCCGATACTGTAGTAGGAATTGCCATATCAAAATAGCTACTCTCTTTCAGATACCCAATATTGGATTGCATCAACGTTGTACCATAGTAAAGATCTACAGATGGCACATTGGGCATCAGATTTATGAACTTATACCGTACGAAACCAGAATCCGGAAGCGCAAAATTATCCAGCGCTAATAAACTTGTAGTATTAGCTGCAGTATCAGTTAAATGCAAAGTATAAGCTTTACCTGCCTCAGTTGTTATAGCCGTTTTATAAAGCACTACGGAATCTACATTTGTTCCTTTTTTAGGAATAGAAATAGAGACTTCGGAAGTGCCCGGCTTAGTTACTAAATAATCCGGTCTTGAATCACCAAGAGTACCATAGCCACCACCAGGATAAGGATAGCGGGTTTGGATAACAGTACTGACACGTTCTCCATTAATTTTAATCTGAACTCCAGGGTTTGCTGTATAAGCGATGTTATAGTTTACCTTTAACATAACCTGATCAGAAGACAACTTTTCAAACTCTCCGTAGTTGATCTCGTTTTTATCGCATGACGAAAAGAGAATGGCTGTAAGGAGAATCACTGACAATATTTGTATGATCGATTTCATATATTTAATAATTAATTATGGGAGATTAGACCAAGTTTCTAGTGTATGATAACCATCCTCACCACAACCCCATTTATTGTATTCATTTCTATTAAAAGAATACTCAGATGCATATCTCGGCCTTAACCGGTATGCGTATTTTCCATTATTTTTTTCAAAAAAATCACCTGATTGAAGCTGTATGTAGTTTTTATAAATTAATGGATCATAATGATATTTTCTTAAATCACTCCATTGCTCCATACCAGCCCAGCCCCATTGTGCAATATATTTTTGCTGCATAATGTCAGCTATTGTTAAAGCTGTTCCGGTTTGAGCTACTTCAGAGCTTATCATATAAGCATTTATTTCCGCCGGAGTAATAACCGCCACAGCAGGAGTTCCATTTCGCCCATATAGGTTAATAAACTCCATATGGCCTCTTATTCCATTTTGATAAGCGGTTAACGCCCCTCCCGAATTCCCTTTTTTAAACAAGGCCTCCGCTTTGGCAAATTGAAGTTGCGCATAACTCATGATGGGATACCGTGCATTATTTGAATAAAGGTATTTTCCTGGAAATGGAACAAGCGAAGTGCCGCTTAAAGCCCCAAGGATGTGAGGAACGGTTGCATTGCCATTAAAAGGGAAAGCACCACGATATATACCTGTTGATGGAACCGGATTAATCATTCGGGTTAATCTCGGATCAACAGATGTTTTAGGGTCAACTGCCGGAGTTCCCCTTACTCCACCGGTTAAAAGGTTAACAATAGGCTGGGCAATCCTGCCAAATGTCGATGAAGTCGTGGCAGTTGCCGTGTAAATTCCAAAATTCTGGCTAAAGGGATTTGAATCTCCACCAGAGCCGCTGGTATTACCACCAAAATTAATAGTTGCATCCTCGGTGGAATTAGCAAAAGAAAGATCAACATATTTCACAACACTATCTGCATATTGCGTGTTAAATTGTGGCTTGTTAATGAAGTGACTATACTGCTGGGCAAGCAAACCATAAATAAATTTTCGCCATTTTGGCCTGTCGCCTTTATAAATCTGATCACCAGATACACCCGCTAGTAAACCTGCAACGCCATCAGCATCGGGCTTATTAAAACACTCCAGCGCTTTTTGGCTCCACTCTCTAACTCTAGCGTATACCTCTGGTTGGTCTTGATATCTAAATTCCAGCTGATTCTTAAAAACATCATCTAAAACCACGGGTCCGTGAATGTCAGTAAGC from Pedobacter africanus includes:
- a CDS encoding SusC/RagA family TonB-linked outer membrane protein; amino-acid sequence: MKRKLLILFLGTFLLVAQALAQQITVTGKVSSADGPVPGVSIRVKGTSVVAQTNSDGNYSIKAATNDVLVFSYVGYATVERSVGNSATINVSLAADAKGLNEVVVVGFGTQKKESLTGAITSVDVAKVFGNRPIADVGRGLQGAVPGLSVVVPSGEVGSDPIIKIRGQFGSVNGNSNPLLLVDNVELPSIQYVNPNDIENITILKDAASTAIYGSKAAFGVVLITTKKGAKTDGNKFSYSNNFVWQSPFKDLDIAGIDGLEYTLDAHENMKQVGPAGGFWRIDRTSFEKIKEWQAKYGGVVGNNDPVVYGRDWYWDGAQKFGYRIYDPVEAMVKDHGLSQIHNLGLNGKSGNTTYNLSIGYLGQEGMMKPAKHDDYKRFTPSLSLSTKVNDYLTVRGGVRYADATKRNPNSLNSGGFAADPWLYLYRWSRLFPIGVQENGQDIIDPAFSARMSNDQIRANKFLNLTLGTTVNITKAWNVEADYTYNTENDLRTSSVPYVQGRTTWYGVEALKDASGAQVYVDENGDVTNTGGMPAYQFPLTDHTVKADTYFSQNNFRSRRNTFNVLSNYNLDLNDHKIKFLVGANIIGFDYSSQYSTRGNLLNNDNPQYDFAVGTENSGGTANWDSQVGFFGRVNYAFKDKYLLEATLRRDASSKFPTRLKWQTFPGVSGGWIISNEDFLKDKTAVLSFAKLRASWGLIGDQSVSSALAIPVMGISKNSWLGAGGLPNFQLGTPGPFSQDVSWQNIEHMNLGVDLRFFNNKFGVTAEVFQRYTRDMIVAGEAMPATYGASTAPQSNLGDVRTRGWELNLDFNHQFDNGLRLSIDANLADAVSFITKGVDYKDAPENRMLATSYSTGQRFGDVYGFVTDRLYQKEDFVYDANGKFVQTNIIYNGNSRTTNKLAGSNPVYQTYFEDGNQTLLISPGDVKFVDLNGDGYIDAGDGTYGNLGDRTVIGNTTPRYQYGFRFGADYKGFDLSVFFQGVGERKIWGDGQLAIPGYYSKEGAMPQAIAKDYWKPDRTDAFYPRAWNLGGANEGYVMRRQSKYMLDMSYLKIKNITLGYNLPAALLKSIKLASARIYVSLENFITFDKLRGLPIDPEAISGNSILGSTSSNYNLGRTGTSNPAFKSASAGLQVGF
- a CDS encoding DUF4397 domain-containing protein, encoding MKSIIQILSVILLTAILFSSCDKNEINYGEFEKLSSDQVMLKVNYNIAYTANPGVQIKINGERVSTVIQTRYPYPGGGYGTLGDSRPDYLVTKPGTSEVSISIPKKGTNVDSVVLYKTAITTEAGKAYTLHLTDTAANTTSLLALDNFALPDSGFVRYKFINLMPNVPSVDLYYGTTLMQSNIGYLKESSYFDMAIPTTVSGWSVRAAGGTTALATYSSASTILNRRIYTVFATGYSGRTDAVRKPYVAFFLTR
- a CDS encoding SusD/RagB family nutrient-binding outer membrane lipoprotein, with protein sequence MKYLRIIILTFVVLNITSCKKMLDVNKDPAFPQTTKAEYLLAPIQFQMANNTATDNRVIFKYTQDMVGQDQTTFTIAWEKHGYQSNSDVGGSMWRMVYIGLGLNLEEMIKEAEASNKWTYAGIGYAIKAWGYQLLTDIHGPVVLDDVFKNQLEFRYQDQPEVYARVREWSQKALECFNKPDADGVAGLLAGVSGDQIYKGDRPKWRKFIYGLLAQQYSHFINKPQFNTQYADSVVKYVDLSFANSTEDATINFGGNTSGSGGDSNPFSQNFGIYTATATTSSTFGRIAQPIVNLLTGGVRGTPAVDPKTSVDPRLTRMINPVPSTGIYRGAFPFNGNATVPHILGALSGTSLVPFPGKYLYSNNARYPIMSYAQLQFAKAEALFKKGNSGGALTAYQNGIRGHMEFINLYGRNGTPAVAVITPAEINAYMISSEVAQTGTALTIADIMQQKYIAQWGWAGMEQWSDLRKYHYDPLIYKNYIQLQSGDFFEKNNGKYAYRLRPRYASEYSFNRNEYNKWGCGEDGYHTLETWSNLP